The DNA sequence agtcccacaatggggaaattgcaaagagcgccatacaccagtgagtacactggaggctatgcgggtgaagtgccttgcccaaggacacacaacagtgactagggaggagttgggatcgaaccaccaacctgacctaccggttactggacaaccctgctataccactgaaccactgctgcccaatttatgataataataataataatattatacgATTTGACAGCCAGTCTAATAAAGCAGTATACCTTGCCACAAATAAACGGAGTCAGGTGTGATATTTATAAGCCCTTACCGTAGGCTGGTTGCAGAGATATCTGCAGAGTTCACCGATGTACTGGAAAATCGTCACGTTATGTTTTCTGCAGTCGTTCCAGAACTGAGAGGCTGAGAACTTCTTCTTTAAGATGCAGGTTGCACCTGATGGACAGAAAGATTTACACTTATCTAATTAGTGACATTTAATTTCCAATTATATAGTAGTACATTTGGATTAGAGATGACAGTAGCAGTACTGTGTGTAAGTGTAAGATCGCCACAGTCACAGCAAAATGCTGAGGTACGAGCGgcacaaacatgcagcacacTTCCTTATTTTGTACATGTTACGATCTACACTTAATTACAACATTTTTGATTTCTTCGAACATTGAATCCTCAGTCAGGCACTGTTAATCGCCTACTGATACCATCGCTACAGTGAAGCTGAGGGCAGCATCACGCTGTGGGGGGGAGTTCACAAACTCAAAAAGCTAAATTACCTTGAAAATGATTCTAtttataaaagcaaaaaaaaggggAATACATCCATGGGGCCGAGTACTTTTATTGGTGATGTATACTGATGGAACTATAATCCATCTGTTAAGTAGCTAGAAACATCCATCACCTCACTGCTTTGAATTCACTATGCTggaaaacacaatgaaaacatctgAGACAGAACCAATGAGGCGACCTCACAGGGGGCATGTGCAGGCttcacaaacagagacacatcgTACCTCACCTTACTGAAGTCCGATCAGAAACTGAGGGACAAAGTATCAAGAGTTCTATTCTCTTTGGCCTACTAAAGTAACCCACTGTCAGTGACAGGAACAGAGTCTGCCAGCGTTATCTTGTAGTAAAGGTTCAAGTACGGCTGGATGCTACTTTGTTTACCTTAAGTCTAGGACATGGGGCCAAAGCTCAATAATAAATGACGTTTTTTATTGATTGATGTCAAAATATATTGAACAAAACAAATTAGGAAGCCAAcatgtttggacagaaagcctgCTATGAACCACTAACATCAGGCATACATTTTCAGTGTGACAGGGGATAATCAGCCATTATTAGTCCCCTGGCCTCCATGCTGCTTGCTACTGGTACATTGACTGTGAAAAAGGTTTAATGTATTTGAATGTCTACAACTGTCAGGACACTGGCCTTACCAAGATTTGTTTGCGCAACTTCTCAGAATGTTGGTGTCCACCCGAGAAGGACGATGAACTGTCAACTTTGGTATCGGTTGGAACAGGCGTACAAACCAACCATCAATCAGATCACTGAATAAAATGCACTCCTTCAACAAAAACTAACAACCAATTAATGTGAAGGGGAAGTCGGCAACAGTGGCttagaacaataataataatctccaatgttcacttcctgttctgaAGCCTCCAATTAAGCTGTGTGTTGAAGTGAAACAGCAGGTCTTCAAAGGGGTCACATAGTTTGGCAGTGACACTGAGCTCAGAGGACACGCTCTGCAGTCCTGGGCACAGTTACATCTAAGCCTGTATCAAACAAGTCTGCAGCCATAAAGAGGACATATGCTGCCACGTCATCACATGGCCTTCCCCTGCTGTACTGCATGACCACATTAGGCGAAAGCATACTGACACTGTAAATATGAAATGACCCAGGCCTACCTAGGTGTACGGTTCCTCCTATCCCGATCAGGGATGCTGCACTGTGGTAGAGTGGCAGAGGGATGTAAATCACATCATCTTCAGTCCCCCCAAATGCCCAAAATCCTGCAGCTCCCTTCAAGCTCTGGAGGTGAGTAATCACTGCAGCCTTAGGGAGACCTGTGAGAAAGACAATCCATTATGTTATATTGATCACTTATGTGACACTGAAGTGCAACAAAGTGAAGTGGaaggaggtgagaggaggaagatttgttttGACTCACTGCCTAAAAAGGGGCAGCTGGCAAGGCCTCATAGTGTCTATATCTCAAGTCTGTCAGAACACCCTGCCTATTGATGAGGAGTCATCTGAAGGCATTCGATCTGTATAAACCAATCGaatcctgctctctctctctctctctggtttttcCCTCACTCTGTTCTCTTCAGCATGTGATGGACATGATGGAGGCAGCACATTAGCTGGAGTCAAAGCATCTCTGTTCTGACAGTCTGATGACATCCACtaaaaaaaagcttcaattGTCTCTCTGCAAATCCTGATCTCACACCGCACTCAGAGTGGTTTCATGAAAATTAACATCATCAACCGCTCGATTAATACGTTGATTATAACCTTGTGTTCAACCACTTTCTGTTCTAAAGGAGCACATCGAGCAGAACTGTGACCAACTTCCAAATGACCTAATGGCCACATGTGAGGAAGGAGCCCGAAACAAACTCAGATCCTCAGACAGAATCATTTTGACAGTGAAGCTGTGATGAACTTTTACCTCAGTAAACTTTAAGGTCACAAGCTTCTGTCCACCATTCCTGCTGTATATCTTATATCTCATTATGGATTCTGACTTCTTATTCATGTTACAGGGTCGTATATGCAGGGCCACATCCTGAGTTTGGACTGAAAAATCTGTATTGACAACGGGATTACTGTGTCCATACAGACCCCAAGAAATCAGGTTTAAACCACTTTAATCTGGTAGTCTAATCTAACATAGCCTTAAAACATTGCCTGTTTACACTGAACAACACAGCATCAGGACgctaaactgcagttcctctaatggccacttggagcttcaaaaatgagtcaatcttcatagacctccatgttaaaatgcagcagaaataaacatgtttacatcctggtacaaaaaacagtTCTGATCTGTACAGGGGCAGAATTACATTATCCATAATGAGCAGAcctaaatgaatgaatgcactGCAGTGTTACCTTCACTCTCCAGCGTGACTCCAACGCTGCCAGATTGAACCAGGAAGGAGGTTTCCACATACATGTGGCCTGTTTTTCCAATAATCTGTAGACTGTTCACCCACCTGTTGTTCCAGAGGTGAAGATGTACAGGGTGGGGGACTTGAGGGAGGTGGTGGCGCGAAGCACAGCCGGCACAGGTTTGTCAGACGCAGCCTCCAGTTTATCCAGTAGagtgtgcacctgtgtgtgctCCACCTGGCTCTTCATGGCCCACACCTGTATGTTGTCATCCAGCAGGGTGGTCAGGGTGCCGTCCAGACCCTCCAATAAATCTGGGAGACGGACAGAGAGCCATGTGTTATTATAGGAAAAGGATCCTCTGAGAAATTTCATCATAGTGTTTAATCACACAGACATTAAGAACATGATACATCTTAAAACATCCATGATATCATCCGTGACAACTGATCCACAGTAAGGTCTGAAAACACAGCCCCACAGCGCACTCTCAAAGTGTTTACGCTTCATATCCCTGGTGTGTGCGTGATTTTAACTCACATGGAGACGCGTTCTCTGAAAGTAAACACAGCACAGCCGTAGAAGAAGCTGTGCAACACTATAACACTGCTTTATTATTATAAACGGTGTTTGCCCTGCCggcctccccctctctctgtgggATAATTATAACCAAGCAGTGCACTATGTGTACATGCATGAAACCCACTGCAGGgctgaggaaaacaaaaatacaagcTCCCAGAGGAACAACAACTATTTTAATCCAGCAGGCACTAAAACCAGCAGGATAGTGAGGTAAACCTGATGCATGATTCTGGTGTTATGTGATAACAGAAACTGAAAGCATCATGTTGGATTTGGAGCTAATAAATGTTCAAAACGAGCTAAAATGAGCAAACATATGTGATATAGATCTTCATATATATCCCTCCCTATATATGGCTCCGGGTCTCCTATGCTACGGCTGGCTGTTCCAGCTGTTCCACGAATCCTTCTCCTGTTGCACTTGAGTTGCAGAGAGAAGAGTGTCCCTGTCCAACATCATGCTTGTTTGGAGCAATGGTCTGTCATCCTGTCACATGGCTGCAGCGTGGTGAATCCTATTAACTGTACAACAGGgttcctgcagtgaaacatggGTCGGAGCTGAAAACTAAATTTCACATTATAGTGGAGCCAAAatcacagctgtgtttttttttgttgatgtgAGGGTTTGtaatcagtcagtcagctcaCAGCTGACAAATATAACAAAACATTTGgagttaaaaaaatgacacttcAACTTTATTGTTCACACCTGTCTAAGACAAAGCTACAAAGTGTAATTTGTAATCCAATTACTCAGTTAATCATTTCAATACCTGATAAATTAATCAACTATCAGTGACAGCCTTAGTGTGATACATGAAAAAGAGGGAAATATAATTAATTTAAGAcattaaaaagttatttttacagtgtacacTGATTAATAAACTAATAAACCACTAAGAGGGAACTAATTCTCTCATCAATTAACCTGCAGATTATTAAATTTAACTGATCACCCCGGATTAACTTCCTAAAATGTCTTCTTATGTGAAAACAAGGCTCCAAACCTCATTAATAATACATCTATGTAAAATATTCCTGGTTGCAGTTGTACATCACTGTGACGTAAGCACGatgacatcacaacaacaaacctACTACCACATGGTAGAAGTAATGGGTTTCTATTaattatacatatatttaaactGCTGGAAACATATATTTGGATATGTATTGCTTAAACTATTAAAAGTGAGCACAGGACATGAAGCTTTACCTGAGCCAATGATGAGAGTTTTGGCTGCGCAGCAGTTGAAGCAGTGCAGCAGAGACTTGGACTTGATGTTAGTGTTGAGAAAAGCCACCGAGCAGCCGACCTTCGCCAACCCGAACCAAACGCACAGAAAGTCGGGCTCGTTGCTCATGAGCAAGGCGACGCAGTCTCCTTTCTTCAGCTTGAGGTGGTCCAGGAAAACATTGGACAATCTGTTGCTGCGTCGGTCGATGTCCCGGTAGGTGTGGACGCTCCCCTCGTAGATGACAAACGGCTTGTCGGGGAAGCGCTGTGCGTTCTGGATGAACCGGTCCAGCACCGTGCTCACGCTGGATCTAAGCTTGAACACCTCCAGCTTCACGCCGTAGCTGATCACCTTCAGGAGAAAGAAGAGGTCCTTCCAAAAGTACGGGAAGCAGAGTTTCTGTAAAACGTGAGCGGAGAAAACACCCACGGCCAGAGCGGAGAGCCATCCCAGAGAAAGAGTCATGTTTCCGGCTGGGAGGCAGGGGGGAAACGCACGCTGTGGACAGAGGTGGAGAGACGTGGAGAGAGGAGCGCAATATCCACTATACACGCTGCTGCATGGTCCAGGTGATAAACACGGAGGAGCTGTGTGATGTAAACTACAAAGGTCAAGTCACACGCACGACCGGAACATCCCACAGgttgccttcaaaataaaagtcgaCTTTGGTGACAATATATAACACATAATACTGTATATAAGAAGGTCAGGGAAAGTGCTGGGAGTAATCCACTTCTGTTATGTAGCACGTacacataacacaaacatatatataaatgctgtgtgtgtgtatcaggttTATAAATGCTGGCAGACCAAAAAAATACTATGAAAATCAGTCTTAAATGGACAGTGCAGGTATTTCTCTAATCTACACTAATTATATTTGATATTAATATTACTATTCTGGTAGTTAGGCTGTTAGTATATAACTATCAAATGTTACATGCCTATTTTAGCCATAATTTTCACACATAGCCGGTGAGAGATAGAGAGAAGCGTCTGGAAGCATCATCCACCCCTTCCAGCTCGGACAGATTGAGATTATCAATCCATTTTAAGGCTATGGATGAAGTTGTGCAACATGGTATTTTACTTTGAAGGGTAGCGTCACTTTATTTCCTGTATTGTTGTGGCGTTCGTAAAGCAGCTGAACAGCCAGTCTCTGGGAGTGGAATCACATGACAGTTGTTGTGGAGATGAGTGGGAGGGCGCGCAGAGGAACTGTTTGAAAAAAGTCAGATATCACAGCGCGTCCTGGAGGtcaaga is a window from the Parambassis ranga chromosome 12, fParRan2.1, whole genome shotgun sequence genome containing:
- the slc27a6 gene encoding long-chain fatty acid transport protein 6, whose product is MTLSLGWLSALAVGVFSAHVLQKLCFPYFWKDLFFLLKVISYGVKLEVFKLRSSVSTVLDRFIQNAQRFPDKPFVIYEGSVHTYRDIDRRSNRLSNVFLDHLKLKKGDCVALLMSNEPDFLCVWFGLAKVGCSVAFLNTNIKSKSLLHCFNCCAAKTLIIGSDLLEGLDGTLTTLLDDNIQVWAMKSQVEHTQVHTLLDKLEAASDKPVPAVLRATTSLKSPTLYIFTSGTTGLPKAAVITHLQSLKGAAGFWAFGGTEDDVIYIPLPLYHSAASLIGIGGTVHLGATCILKKKFSASQFWNDCRKHNVTIFQYIGELCRYLCNQPTTDLDKVHKVRMGVGNGLRQDVWREFQSRFGSIQMCEVYGSTEGNLCFMNHIGRIGTVGRSNFFYRLLFKYDLVKYDMMKDEPVKDEYGFCQRVRRGETGLLLSKVSATSPFFGYAGSKQLTEKKLMRNVFVKGDAYFNTGDLMAEDLDGFICFRDRVGDTFRWKGENVATTEVTETLMLVEFIQEVNVYGVEIPGHEGRAGMAAMIIRPGHKFDGKTLFEHATRDLPAYARPLFVRLQEVMEMTSTFKQQKFQLVQSGFNPSTISDPLYALDYQQKSYIPLTDLIYQSIIAGERKL